The Candidatus Binatia bacterium sequence TAACTGACGCGGCGGGCGCGGTGTGGTCAGCCGGGCGGACCGGCTGTGATGGCGGGGGTGCGGTTAAGGTGTTAACCCGCCTGGCGCGGCGGGTTAACACAACGTGGAGCCATATAAAGAAGGCATGCCTAACTGCTTGAATCCATGGCGGAGTCTGGTGTATGAGCGGCCCATGATAACGGTGGTGTTAACCCGCCAGGGCAGGCGTGGGTTGCCGGTTTCGTTGATACGCCGAACTCAAAGTTAGGGTTGCTGAAATGAGAAGTTTTCACTTTCTCTTGCTCGCCTTGTACTGGGTCGCCGCGATCGCCGGTTGCGTGCAGACGAGTCCGAAGATTGTCGATGTGAACCACCGGTTCGAACATGGATGGACGCTCCTAATGGAAGCGGCCCGTCAAGGTGACCGTGCTGCGGCCGAGGATTTAGTCGCACGAGGTGCAGACATCAACGCACGTGCGGAGACGGGACTGACTGCATTGTTGATTGCTATCGTGGAGCATCACCCAGACATCGCCCAGTTGCTCATTGAGAAGGGCGCGGACGTGAATGTCGCAAACAGCGTTGGTCTTACCCCTTTGTTTGCTGCCATGTCACAACGGGACGATGAGATGGTGCAACGGCTCAAGAAAGCGGGAGCGAAAACTGGATTGGACGCGACGCCAGCCGCACCGAAGCATCCAAGCGGTTTGCCACAGGAGCTTTTGCGCCAGTGACACGGGCGACCCTAACAACCCGCTCAAGCGGACCGGCAGGAGCGTCCTCGTGATTTGCCGGCGTCAATCCGCCGGCCGCTCAGCGGGAGCGCGTTAGGGCGTCGAACAGGGGAAACCGATGGAGGACGTACTGCAATATAGCCCTTTCCTAGTTGGAGAGCGTCCGTTTTGCGTTTGGGAATGGAACCTCCGTCAAAGGAATCGAGACTTCCTCGATTCATTCGATCCCAGCTACTTTCAGTATACGGCTCGCGTGCATGCCAACGAACTCGACGGCGAGCATGCGCAGCAAGCGGCGCTCAGTCTTCGGCTCACATATAGCCATGCCATGGAAGCCTTCTTCTCCTTGGTGTTTGCTTCTCTGCAGGCGCCCGGCTGTATCTTTGGCTGGCTTGATAAGTACAAAGAAGACGACTTGCGCCAGCTTGTTGAATCCGTTCGTCTCTGTGGGCCAATCCGCTCCACAGTTCGACTGGAACAGGTAACTTGGCCGGGTATTTCTGCGGCGCTGCACCGATACCTAGAGCTTGAGGACAAGGCGAAGGAGACGCGAATCAAGGAAGCATACGCACAACTATGGGCTTGGCTGGCGTGGGACTTCCAGAATCCGTTGGTTCATCGCGAGTACAACTGCATCAAACACGGGATGCGCGTTGCAAAGGGCGGATTTCACCTGTCCGCAAGTATCGAATCTACGCCTGGTGTGCCGGCAGCTCCCGAAGACATGGGTAGTCTTGGCGGGAGCGTATTCGGCACAAGTTGTTACTTGGGCGAGAAAATCGGTAGCGACAAAGTCAATGTTCGGTTGGCGAGACATGCTCGCAACTGGCTACCGCGGAGCCTTCTTGTGGCCGTCGACCTCATGACGGAGTCGATGAAGAATATCGTGTCCTTTCTGAAGGTGCTGAACGGCGCAGCCGCTACAACCGTGCAGTTCTCTTGGCCGTCAGACCTTGGCGTGTTTGACGGAGCGTATGTTGTGCCGCTCGTGAACGATCTCCGAATGGACAGAGTATTGGACGTCTCTCATATTAAGCCAGTAACTGCAGAGAGAATTGTCGAAGAGTATGAACGCCGAACTCAAAGCCCACCCAAAGAAGTCTAGCGACGATGTGATGACGTTGGGTATTTCGGGAGCAGCCCTAACTGTCGCTTGCAGCGGACGCGCGCAAGAGGCGCGCGCCGCTGAAGCTGGGCGTTGAGGTTGTAGAAAAACTTCGCGCATCCAGGTAAATGAAGGCATCGCGGGCATCGGGGGATGCCCGGACGGCTGAGGTGGTGGGGAGGGCGAATGGCGCGGTACAAGCCATACAACCTGAAGCAGGACAAGCTGATCCCGCTGAGCTACGCGGATCAGATCGTGCCGGGCTCGTTCGAGTACGCGCTGAATGAGATCGTCGAGCAGCACTTGGATCTCACGGTCTTCGCGGGTCGCTACCGCAACGAAGAGACGGGGCGGTTGGCGTACGACCCGAAGGTGCTGCTCAAGACACCGCTGACGTGAGACGTCACACGCGGGCCGCGCGCGCACCAGTGGTGTGTGACGGCTGTCCGCCGGCCCGGAAGCGAGGAGGACACCACGCGGTGGTTTCCTCCTCGCGCTCCACCTTCCCGCGC is a genomic window containing:
- a CDS encoding ankyrin repeat domain-containing protein, with the translated sequence MRSFHFLLLALYWVAAIAGCVQTSPKIVDVNHRFEHGWTLLMEAARQGDRAAAEDLVARGADINARAETGLTALLIAIVEHHPDIAQLLIEKGADVNVANSVGLTPLFAAMSQRDDEMVQRLKKAGAKTGLDATPAAPKHPSGLPQELLRQ